A genome region from Tolypothrix sp. PCC 7712 includes the following:
- a CDS encoding hydrogenase maturation protease: protein MLTIIGCGNLNRSDDAVGVIVAQRLQQFLTKNPHPNVRVYDCGTGGMEVMFQARGSKQLIIIDASSTGSEPGAVFKVPGKELEALPEPSYNLHDFRWDNALAAGRKIFQNDFPQEVTVYLIEAANLDLGLELSPAIEHSANLVFEEVATIIRQNFQV, encoded by the coding sequence ATGCTAACTATTATTGGTTGTGGTAATCTCAATCGCAGTGATGATGCTGTAGGCGTAATTGTCGCTCAACGCCTACAGCAATTTCTCACTAAAAATCCTCATCCCAACGTCCGAGTTTATGACTGTGGAACCGGAGGGATGGAAGTGATGTTTCAAGCTAGAGGAAGCAAACAATTAATTATTATTGATGCAAGTTCCACAGGTTCTGAACCAGGCGCAGTATTTAAAGTCCCTGGGAAAGAACTCGAAGCTTTACCAGAACCTAGTTACAACTTGCATGATTTTCGTTGGGATAATGCTTTAGCTGCTGGACGGAAAATTTTTCAAAATGACTTTCCTCAAGAGGTAACAGTCTACCTCATTGAAGCAGCAAATCTTGATTTAGGCCTGGAATTAAGCCCTGCTATCGAGCATTCTGCTAATCTGGTGTTTGAGGAAGTAGCCACAATCATCAGACAGAATTTTCAGGTTTAG
- a CDS encoding CHAT domain-containing protein, with translation MKKSKMAYSLVKLRLAPVFLSFLSCLTLPSNSTIALDKTLLAQQALSYQQKIKSLLRQNQPTSALEILKQSRNLALVDLLAQSFPTRNVNAPTTETIKQVAKNQNATLVQYSLLYQNVNVAGKRQTQTSDLVIWVIQPTGEISLRQVDLKAWQSKNKTTLADVINHLQQSHSQGIEGHKGIIKISDTTQNSSSLARKQLHELLIQPISDILPTKPEARVIFIPQDKLFLVPFATLQDENNQYLIEKYIISTAPSIQALDLLAKRHNSNTKSTQDVLIVGNPTMPTKPLNPGESFSKLSPLPGAEKEAKNIASIYNTQALIGDAATETTVVKRMSNARIIHLATSGFLGNSIENPGLLAFAPSSQDDGWLTAAEVSKLKLKAELVILSSCDSALGKITGDGVIGLSRAFLVAGANSVIASYGKISDESTTTLMTEFHSNLTKNPDKAVALHQAMLVTMKKYPNPQDWGMFTLVGLP, from the coding sequence ATGAAAAAGTCGAAAATGGCATATTCTTTAGTAAAACTAAGATTAGCTCCGGTATTCCTCAGTTTTCTCAGTTGTTTAACATTACCTTCAAATTCAACCATAGCATTAGATAAAACACTATTAGCACAGCAAGCACTAAGCTATCAACAAAAAATTAAATCACTTCTTAGGCAAAATCAACCTACATCAGCATTAGAAATTTTAAAACAGAGTCGCAATCTAGCTTTAGTAGATTTATTAGCACAGAGTTTTCCAACAAGAAATGTTAACGCGCCAACCACTGAGACAATTAAGCAAGTTGCTAAAAATCAAAATGCAACACTTGTACAATATTCCCTACTATACCAAAATGTAAATGTTGCGGGTAAACGACAAACTCAGACTTCTGATTTGGTAATTTGGGTAATTCAACCTACAGGTGAAATCTCTCTAAGACAAGTTGATTTAAAGGCTTGGCAATCAAAAAATAAGACTACTCTGGCAGATGTGATTAATCACCTTCAACAAAGTCATAGTCAGGGAATTGAGGGACATAAAGGCATAATAAAAATATCAGACACTACCCAAAATAGTTCTTCATTAGCTAGAAAACAACTACATGAATTACTTATTCAACCAATATCTGATATTTTACCCACTAAACCAGAAGCAAGAGTAATTTTTATTCCTCAAGATAAATTATTTCTTGTACCTTTTGCAACTTTACAAGATGAGAACAATCAATATTTGATTGAGAAATACATAATTTCTACTGCACCATCAATACAAGCTTTAGATTTACTAGCAAAAAGGCACAATTCTAATACAAAATCTACTCAAGATGTGTTGATAGTTGGTAATCCTACGATGCCAACTAAACCTCTAAATCCTGGGGAGTCATTTAGTAAGCTATCTCCACTACCAGGCGCAGAAAAAGAAGCAAAAAATATTGCCAGTATCTATAATACTCAAGCGTTGATAGGTGATGCTGCAACTGAAACAACAGTTGTCAAGCGAATGTCCAACGCCAGGATTATTCATTTAGCAACATCAGGATTTTTGGGTAACTCAATAGAAAATCCTGGCTTACTAGCCTTTGCACCTTCTAGTCAAGATGATGGTTGGTTAACTGCGGCTGAGGTTAGCAAGCTGAAGCTAAAAGCTGAATTAGTTATTTTGAGTAGTTGTGATTCTGCTTTAGGAAAAATCACAGGTGATGGTGTAATTGGATTGTCTCGTGCATTCTTGGTAGCGGGTGCTAACAGTGTAATCGCTTCGTATGGCAAGATTTCTGATGAATCAACTACGACATTAATGACGGAATTTCATAGTAATTTAACTAAAAATCCTGATAAAGCTGTTGCTTTACATCAAGCAATGTTAGTAACAATGAAAAAATATCCTAATCCTCAAGATTGGGGAATGTTTACACTTGTAGGTTTACCATAA
- a CDS encoding tetratricopeptide repeat protein, which translates to MFFANSLENQLQRWNDIIRNQPQNPNAYIRRGMVNFQLAKIDESIQDFDTAERIDPRLKPYLWQRGLSYYYAEKFAEGAEQFEIDLTVNAQDVEETVWRYLCIARIDSVEKARNSLLTVRNDPRRIMRSVYDLYAGNCTTNDVLNVGQSDGVKGNFYSHLYLGLYYEAENNLELAQEYIVKAADDYKIDDYMWYLAQVHKTLRQWS; encoded by the coding sequence ATGTTTTTTGCTAACTCTTTAGAAAATCAGCTTCAGCGTTGGAACGATATTATTCGTAATCAGCCACAAAATCCTAATGCTTATATTAGACGTGGAATGGTTAACTTTCAGCTTGCTAAAATTGATGAATCCATTCAAGATTTTGATACCGCAGAAAGAATAGATCCACGCCTTAAACCATATTTATGGCAACGTGGATTATCTTATTACTATGCTGAAAAATTTGCTGAAGGTGCTGAACAATTTGAGATTGACTTGACAGTTAATGCTCAAGATGTAGAAGAAACAGTATGGCGATATCTATGCATAGCTCGTATTGATAGTGTAGAGAAAGCACGTAATTCGCTATTAACTGTCAGAAATGACCCCCGGCGAATTATGCGGAGTGTATACGATTTATATGCAGGGAATTGTACAACTAATGATGTTTTAAATGTTGGTCAATCTGATGGTGTAAAAGGCAATTTTTACAGCCATCTTTATTTAGGATTATATTACGAAGCTGAGAATAATTTGGAATTAGCTCAGGAATATATAGTTAAAGCTGCTGATGATTATAAAATTGATGATTATATGTGGTATTTAGCTCAGGTACATAAAACCCTGCGACAATGGTCTTAA
- the uvrB gene encoding excinuclease ABC subunit UvrB, with translation MTEFSLQAPFSPTGDQPQAIAQLAASIKAGNRYQTLLGATGTGKTYSVAAVIEKVGRPTLVLAHNKTLAAQLCNELREFFPNNAVEYFVSYYDYYQPEAYIPITDTYIEKTASINDEIDMLRHSATRSLFERRDVIVVASISCIYGLGMPAEYFKAAIPLQIGMEVNQRQILRDLASVQYSRNDLEMGRGKFRVRGDVLEIGPAYEDRIIRVEFFGDEIDAIRYIDPVTGEIINSLQAVNIYPARHFVTPEERLGVACDDIAAELKQRKAELEEAGKLLEAQRIDQRTRYDLEMLREVGYCNGVENYSRHLAGRQAGEPPECLIDYFPKDWLLVIDESHVTVPQIRGMYNGDQARKKVLIEHGFRLPSAADNRPLKAEEFWQKVNQCIFVSATPGNWELEISDSNIVEQVIRPTGVIDPEIFVRPTEGQIDDLLGEIKDRVDRHERVLVTTLTKRMAEDLTEYLEDNGIRVRYLHSEINSIERIEILQDLRSGKFDVLVGVNLLREGLDLPEVSLVAIMDADKEGFLRAERSLIQTIGRAARHIKGQAIMYADNLTDSMIKAIEETDRRRGIQTAYNKMHGITPQPIVKKSSNAILSFLDVSRRLNATDLKVVDEHIDELPLEEIPDLIAKLEAQMKEAAKKLEFEEAANLRDRIKHLRDKMLGH, from the coding sequence ATGACAGAATTTAGTCTGCAAGCTCCCTTTAGTCCGACAGGCGATCAACCACAAGCGATCGCACAACTAGCAGCTAGTATTAAAGCTGGGAATCGTTACCAAACCTTACTGGGTGCTACGGGAACCGGTAAGACATATTCAGTAGCAGCAGTAATTGAAAAAGTTGGTAGGCCTACCTTGGTGCTGGCGCATAACAAAACGTTAGCAGCACAGCTTTGTAACGAATTGCGGGAATTCTTTCCCAATAACGCCGTTGAATATTTCGTGAGTTACTACGATTATTATCAGCCGGAAGCGTACATTCCCATTACCGATACTTATATTGAGAAAACAGCTTCGATTAATGATGAAATAGATATGTTGCGGCATTCAGCCACGCGATCGCTTTTTGAACGTCGTGATGTGATTGTGGTTGCTTCCATTAGCTGCATCTACGGTTTGGGAATGCCAGCCGAGTATTTCAAAGCTGCTATCCCCCTACAAATCGGGATGGAAGTCAACCAACGCCAGATTTTGCGAGACTTAGCATCTGTGCAGTATAGCCGCAACGATTTAGAAATGGGTCGCGGAAAATTTCGCGTCCGGGGAGATGTTTTAGAAATTGGCCCAGCCTACGAAGACCGGATTATTCGGGTAGAATTTTTTGGCGATGAAATTGATGCAATTCGCTATATTGACCCTGTGACAGGTGAAATTATTAATAGCTTACAAGCAGTCAATATCTACCCAGCACGTCACTTTGTCACCCCAGAAGAACGTTTAGGAGTAGCTTGTGATGATATTGCGGCTGAACTGAAACAACGCAAAGCCGAATTAGAGGAAGCAGGGAAATTATTAGAAGCACAACGCATAGATCAGCGCACTCGCTATGACTTAGAAATGTTGCGTGAAGTTGGTTACTGTAACGGCGTAGAAAACTATTCGCGTCACCTTGCGGGTAGACAAGCAGGGGAACCACCAGAATGTTTAATTGATTATTTTCCTAAAGATTGGCTGTTAGTTATTGATGAATCTCATGTGACAGTACCGCAAATTCGCGGGATGTATAACGGCGACCAAGCGAGGAAGAAAGTATTAATTGAACATGGATTTCGCCTTCCCAGCGCTGCTGATAATCGTCCATTAAAAGCAGAAGAATTTTGGCAAAAGGTAAATCAGTGCATTTTCGTTTCTGCTACCCCAGGAAATTGGGAATTAGAAATTTCTGATAGCAATATAGTTGAGCAAGTAATTCGACCAACTGGTGTTATTGATCCAGAAATTTTCGTGCGTCCTACGGAAGGTCAAATTGATGATTTATTAGGAGAAATTAAAGACAGAGTTGACCGCCACGAAAGAGTTTTAGTAACTACTTTAACTAAGCGGATGGCGGAAGATTTAACAGAATATTTGGAAGACAACGGCATTCGTGTCCGCTATTTGCATTCAGAAATTAATTCTATTGAACGGATTGAAATTTTACAAGATTTGCGTTCCGGTAAGTTTGATGTCTTAGTGGGAGTCAACTTATTGCGGGAAGGTTTGGATTTACCAGAAGTTTCCCTTGTGGCAATCATGGATGCAGATAAAGAAGGTTTCTTACGCGCCGAACGTTCTTTAATTCAAACAATTGGTAGAGCTGCACGTCATATTAAGGGACAGGCCATCATGTATGCTGATAATCTTACAGATAGCATGATTAAAGCCATTGAAGAAACAGACAGAAGACGGGGAATTCAAACGGCTTATAACAAAATGCATGGCATTACACCTCAGCCAATTGTGAAAAAATCAAGTAACGCGATTTTGTCTTTTTTAGATGTTTCGCGACGGTTAAATGCTACAGATCTAAAAGTAGTAGATGAACATATCGATGAATTACCGCTAGAAGAGATTCCCGACTTGATTGCTAAACTCGAAGCGCAGATGAAAGAAGCCGCAAAAAAACTAGAATTTGAGGAGGCTGCAAACTTGCGCGATCGCATTAAGCACCTGCGGGATAAAATGCTGGGACATTAG
- a CDS encoding CsbD family protein, with translation MSIEDRAKAAGKNIEGKAQEALGNVTGDPEDKAEGKAKQAESEVRHGIEDVKDNVKKKLD, from the coding sequence ATGAGTATAGAGGATCGTGCAAAAGCTGCAGGTAAAAATATTGAAGGTAAAGCCCAAGAAGCTTTAGGCAACGTTACTGGAGACCCAGAAGATAAGGCTGAAGGCAAAGCTAAACAAGCTGAGAGTGAAGTTCGTCATGGCATCGAAGATGTAAAAGACAACGTCAAGAAAAAGCTTGACTAG
- a CDS encoding PEP-CTERM sorting domain-containing protein, translating to MTRLAIKKNLMQVSTLAVLTTAIAGILSIGKAQAGVIDFDDLPGNVDWIQNGYKGFNWNNFAYLNSTNYFDPSAYRNGTVSNPNVAFNSGGDPASISINSGQFNFNSAYLTGAWNNGLNIRVEGLFQGSTKYSRTVNVGSTSPTLFNFNFLGIDNLRFTSFGGVNAGYNGSGTHFVLDNLTYNESESVPEPLTILGTLTAASIGVTLRCKQKQQKKAKTQA from the coding sequence ATGACCAGATTAGCAATCAAAAAGAATTTAATGCAGGTTAGTACCTTAGCAGTCCTAACTACTGCGATCGCAGGAATACTGAGCATAGGCAAAGCGCAAGCTGGAGTCATAGATTTTGATGATCTGCCTGGGAATGTAGACTGGATACAAAATGGATATAAGGGATTTAACTGGAATAATTTTGCATATTTAAATAGTACTAATTATTTCGACCCATCAGCCTATAGAAATGGAACAGTTTCCAATCCAAACGTCGCATTTAATTCAGGTGGAGATCCCGCTTCTATAAGTATTAATTCTGGCCAATTTAATTTCAATAGTGCTTATCTTACAGGCGCTTGGAACAATGGACTAAATATTCGGGTAGAGGGTTTATTCCAAGGATCTACAAAGTATTCACGAACTGTAAATGTAGGGTCTACTTCTCCTACATTGTTTAATTTCAACTTCCTTGGCATTGATAATCTAAGATTCACTTCTTTCGGTGGTGTTAATGCAGGTTATAACGGTTCAGGTACGCATTTTGTGCTTGATAACTTGACCTATAATGAGTCTGAATCTGTTCCTGAACCTTTAACTATATTGGGGACATTGACAGCAGCTAGTATCGGCGTGACTTTACGTTGCAAACAAAAGCAGCAAAAAAAGGCTAAGACTCAGGCCTAA
- a CDS encoding HpsJ family protein: MTKSSSDKFLPGLVQELQEFAFSQTGSTKILRMLGYGLLILALFDVVEMFVPPNFMNPAWEFQTFGSLVERVPVPLIGLALVFYGEMHSRNKWEFLSLKLISWLTLLLAVVFLLMIPLGVGNTVRLSKQSTAQISSASKQQISQAEQVEQRLNQATPEQIGNILREQGRSLDGKSPQEVKTQILSEVSRVKSQIKTQAQATESSQKLTLIKNSVKWNLGALVSATLFFSFWKATQWARISR, from the coding sequence ATGACGAAATCAAGTAGTGATAAATTCCTCCCCGGATTAGTACAAGAACTACAGGAGTTTGCTTTTAGCCAAACAGGCTCAACGAAAATTTTACGTATGCTTGGCTATGGACTGCTGATATTAGCATTATTCGATGTGGTTGAGATGTTTGTCCCACCCAATTTTATGAATCCTGCGTGGGAATTTCAAACTTTTGGATCGCTGGTTGAAAGAGTACCCGTTCCTTTAATTGGGTTAGCACTAGTATTTTATGGAGAGATGCATTCTCGCAACAAATGGGAATTTCTGAGTTTAAAGCTAATATCTTGGTTAACTTTATTATTAGCAGTAGTATTTTTGTTAATGATTCCTTTGGGAGTTGGTAATACTGTGCGTTTGAGTAAGCAGAGTACAGCTCAAATTAGCAGTGCATCTAAACAACAAATATCTCAAGCAGAACAAGTAGAACAACGATTAAATCAAGCCACTCCAGAACAAATAGGTAATATTTTAAGAGAACAAGGGCGTTCCTTAGATGGTAAAAGCCCTCAAGAAGTAAAAACTCAAATCTTATCAGAAGTATCTAGGGTCAAATCACAAATTAAGACTCAAGCACAAGCTACAGAATCTTCCCAAAAACTCACCTTAATCAAAAATTCTGTGAAATGGAATCTTGGGGCTTTAGTTTCTGCGACTTTATTTTTTAGCTTTTGGAAAGCAACCCAATGGGCAAGAATTAGCAGGTAG
- the rpe gene encoding ribulose-phosphate 3-epimerase, with protein MTQNRSQKPIVISPSILSADFSRLGDEVRAVDAAGADWIHVDVMDGRFVPNITIGPLVVEAIRPVTTKPLDVHLMIVEPEKYVEGFAKAGADIISVHAEHNASPHLHRTLGQIKELGKQAGVVLNPSTPLELIEYVLDLCDLVLIMSVNPGFGGQSFIPTVVPKIRKLRQMCDERGLDPWIEVDGGLKANNTWQVLEAGANAIVAGSAVFNAPDYAEAITAIRNSKRPTPELAKV; from the coding sequence ATGACCCAAAACCGATCTCAAAAGCCCATTGTTATTTCTCCATCTATCTTATCAGCCGATTTTAGCCGTCTTGGTGACGAAGTCCGAGCTGTAGATGCTGCTGGAGCTGATTGGATTCATGTTGATGTAATGGACGGTCGTTTTGTACCTAATATTACGATAGGCCCTCTGGTTGTGGAGGCGATTCGTCCGGTAACCACAAAGCCATTGGATGTCCATTTGATGATTGTGGAACCAGAAAAATATGTGGAAGGCTTTGCTAAAGCTGGCGCTGATATTATTTCAGTCCATGCTGAACACAATGCTTCACCACACCTACACCGTACTCTTGGACAAATCAAAGAACTCGGTAAACAAGCTGGAGTTGTACTCAATCCTTCCACACCTTTAGAACTCATTGAGTATGTACTAGACCTTTGTGATTTAGTACTAATTATGAGCGTCAACCCTGGTTTTGGCGGTCAAAGCTTTATCCCAACAGTAGTACCCAAAATCCGCAAGCTGCGTCAAATGTGTGACGAACGCGGACTAGATCCTTGGATTGAAGTTGATGGTGGACTGAAAGCCAATAATACTTGGCAAGTTTTAGAAGCAGGCGCTAATGCGATCGTTGCAGGTTCAGCTGTATTTAATGCTCCAGATTATGCAGAAGCAATTACAGCAATTCGTAATAGCAAACGCCCCACACCAGAATTAGCTAAAGTTTAA
- a CDS encoding S8 family serine peptidase, with protein sequence MTKKLTWIFWGLSASCLSLPVVAAVYETSFGTNGIDALRLHQAPYNLSGRKIAIGQVEIGRPGMFGWDKAVSKNRAISLAAVFLRNGPAQSNSGVDPHAYNVAGVMVSKDKAWPGVAPEAKLYSSAVGSTKNMGQPEECLSAQHIALQNGGDVRAINFSFGEPLNRDPRPEAILDGNALLTLCIDWSSRVHDVVYAIAGNQGKGGIPIPTDNFNAMNVAFSSRRGGIFNKVDVSNLAGATQGATARLAGKEFNIGERRAISIVAPGSNIALLNPDGKLNKVTGTSFAAPHLTATVALLQEFGDRQLRKEQLNWSIDSRRHQVMKAVLMNSADKIQDSGDGLRLGMTRTIIDKQNKDWLASDAYQDPKLPLDSQMGAGHLNAFRAYQQFSPGQWQPSTPVPAIGWDYHTVDAVAPVEYALAKPLKQGSFVAITLTWDRLVELNDRNKNDLYDVGDSFRDRGLNNLDLYLVKADGQNQDAATVCSSVSQVDSVEHIFCPIPTNGNYKIRVQMRQQVNEPTQSYGLAWWTVPASATGAVTIPNQPPSGN encoded by the coding sequence ATGACTAAGAAACTAACTTGGATATTTTGGGGATTAAGTGCTTCTTGTTTAAGTTTGCCTGTAGTAGCTGCGGTTTATGAAACTTCTTTTGGCACTAATGGTATTGATGCTTTGAGGTTACACCAAGCTCCATATAATTTAAGCGGGCGTAAAATCGCTATTGGTCAGGTGGAAATCGGACGACCGGGAATGTTTGGTTGGGATAAAGCCGTGTCTAAAAATCGTGCTATATCTCTAGCTGCAGTTTTTTTACGCAATGGCCCTGCTCAATCTAATAGTGGTGTTGACCCCCATGCTTATAATGTTGCTGGTGTCATGGTCAGTAAAGATAAAGCTTGGCCGGGAGTTGCGCCAGAAGCAAAACTTTATTCTTCGGCTGTTGGCTCAACTAAAAACATGGGTCAACCAGAAGAATGTTTATCAGCACAACATATTGCCTTACAAAATGGTGGTGATGTTCGTGCAATTAATTTTAGTTTTGGCGAACCGCTCAATCGCGATCCACGTCCCGAGGCTATTTTAGATGGCAATGCTTTACTGACGCTATGTATTGACTGGTCTAGTCGCGTTCATGATGTTGTGTATGCGATCGCAGGCAACCAGGGTAAAGGCGGTATTCCTATTCCTACAGATAATTTTAATGCCATGAACGTGGCTTTTTCATCCCGACGGGGAGGGATTTTTAATAAAGTTGATGTTTCTAATCTGGCTGGTGCTACCCAAGGAGCAACTGCTAGGCTAGCAGGTAAGGAATTTAATATCGGTGAACGGCGTGCTATTAGCATAGTTGCACCTGGTAGTAATATTGCGCTGCTCAATCCCGATGGCAAACTAAATAAGGTTACAGGGACAAGCTTTGCAGCGCCTCACCTCACGGCTACCGTTGCTTTATTGCAAGAATTTGGCGATCGCCAGTTGCGAAAAGAACAACTCAATTGGAGCATTGATTCTCGCCGTCATCAGGTGATGAAAGCTGTCTTAATGAATTCCGCCGACAAAATTCAAGATAGCGGTGACGGTTTGCGCTTGGGAATGACGCGCACAATCATTGATAAACAAAATAAAGATTGGCTAGCTTCGGATGCTTATCAAGACCCGAAACTTCCCTTAGATTCCCAAATGGGAGCTGGTCATTTGAATGCATTTCGCGCTTATCAGCAATTTAGCCCAGGTCAATGGCAACCTTCAACTCCTGTACCTGCAATTGGTTGGGATTACCACACAGTAGATGCAGTTGCACCTGTAGAATATGCCCTAGCAAAACCATTAAAGCAAGGAAGTTTTGTAGCGATTACCTTGACTTGGGACAGATTGGTAGAACTCAACGATCGCAATAAAAATGACCTTTATGATGTGGGAGATAGTTTCCGCGATCGCGGTTTGAATAATCTTGACCTCTATCTTGTCAAAGCTGATGGTCAAAATCAAGATGCGGCTACTGTTTGCTCATCTGTTAGCCAAGTTGATAGTGTAGAACATATTTTCTGCCCGATTCCCACGAATGGCAATTATAAAATCCGCGTCCAAATGCGCCAACAAGTCAACGAGCCTACTCAATCTTACGGTTTAGCTTGGTGGACTGTACCCGCCAGTGCCACTGGAGCAGTCACAATTCCCAATCAGCCACCATCTGGCAATTAA
- a CDS encoding serpin family protein, producing MNRQKFSGVKDNFLQRRYGVRLGRRYVLAAASVVLFGVLGCSQINSDTSAMAQSRLPNSESPLQKKTVNPNTKLVNANNKFGFKLFSELLKKESSEKNVFVSPSSVAIALAMTYNGASGSTQKAMARTLELQGMNLSEINSSYAALKKLLENPDANVQLTIANSLWANQNTSFKSDFLKRNKDFYNAQVTSLNFQDAEAPNIINNWVKDNTQGKISKIVDQIQPDQVLFLINAIYFKGKWSNEFDKSQTATLPFYLASGQQKQHPMMSQDGDYRYQENDQFQAVSLPYGKDGKVSLYIFLPKQNSNLKTFYQSLNAENWDNWMAQFRRREGSIRLPKFKTDYDVTLNDALKALGMGEAFSNQANFAGIGKNLAISQVKHKTFVEVNEEGTEAAAATSATITLTSAATPTEPFKMIVDRPFFCAIRDNQTGSVLFMGSIMEPQ from the coding sequence ATGAATCGGCAGAAATTTAGTGGTGTGAAAGACAATTTCCTCCAAAGACGTTACGGTGTTCGATTAGGAAGACGTTACGTGCTGGCGGCTGCTAGCGTTGTGCTGTTCGGTGTTCTCGGCTGTTCTCAAATCAATAGTGATACGAGTGCTATGGCACAATCTCGTTTGCCAAATTCCGAGTCTCCTTTGCAAAAAAAAACTGTCAACCCAAATACAAAACTAGTTAATGCTAACAACAAATTCGGCTTTAAACTATTTTCTGAATTATTGAAAAAAGAAAGTAGTGAAAAGAACGTTTTTGTTTCCCCCTCAAGTGTGGCGATCGCTTTGGCGATGACATACAACGGAGCCAGTGGTTCTACGCAAAAAGCTATGGCGAGAACCCTGGAATTACAGGGGATGAATCTATCAGAAATCAATTCTTCTTACGCAGCATTAAAGAAGCTATTAGAGAATCCTGATGCTAATGTGCAACTGACTATTGCTAACTCCCTGTGGGCAAATCAAAACACCAGCTTTAAGTCAGACTTCCTCAAGAGAAACAAGGATTTCTATAATGCCCAGGTGACGAGTTTAAATTTTCAAGATGCTGAAGCACCCAATATCATCAATAACTGGGTTAAGGATAATACACAAGGTAAAATTAGCAAAATAGTCGATCAAATTCAACCAGACCAAGTACTTTTTTTGATTAATGCCATATATTTTAAAGGCAAATGGAGCAATGAATTTGATAAAAGTCAAACTGCTACATTACCTTTTTACCTAGCATCAGGTCAGCAGAAACAACACCCGATGATGTCGCAAGATGGGGATTATAGATACCAAGAGAATGACCAATTTCAGGCTGTAAGCTTGCCTTATGGTAAAGATGGGAAAGTTAGTCTTTATATCTTTTTACCTAAACAAAACTCCAACCTGAAAACCTTCTATCAAAGCTTGAATGCAGAAAACTGGGATAACTGGATGGCTCAATTTAGAAGACGCGAGGGGTCAATTCGGTTACCTAAATTTAAAACAGACTACGACGTGACACTCAACGATGCACTCAAAGCTTTAGGTATGGGGGAGGCTTTTAGCAACCAAGCTAATTTTGCTGGTATCGGTAAAAACCTTGCCATTAGCCAAGTGAAGCATAAAACTTTTGTGGAAGTGAATGAAGAAGGTACAGAAGCAGCTGCAGCTACTTCCGCCACAATTACGCTCACATCTGCTGCTACACCTACAGAACCATTCAAAATGATTGTTGACCGTCCTTTCTTCTGTGCTATTCGTGATAATCAAACAGGAAGCGTCTTGTTTATGGGTTCCATCATGGAGCCACAGTAA